GTTCCTTCATACTTTTTCCCCTTATACTTGCCACAAGCACATTCATAATCTTTTACAGGACCAAATATTTTTTCGCAGAATAAACCGTCTTTTTCAGGTTTCCCTGTTCTGTGATTTAAAGTTTCGGGTTTTTTAACTTCACCATTCGATGCTTCCAATATACTTTGGGGAGAAGCTATACCTATTTTTATTTTAGCAATCTTTCTTTGAAAGGAAGAAACATTTGCCAATTGAAATCCCTCCTTGAGGGTAAATTTTTATTTTACTCTCCGTCAACGTTGAAACTTAGATTCATTTTATTAATTAGAGTCTATCGACGTCTAATTCGTTTCCATCTTCATCGTAAAGCTTTATATCTAACATTAGTCCTTGTAATTCTTTTGTTAAAACTTTAAAACTTTCAGGAATCCCTGGTTCGGGAAGATTTTCCCCTTTTAATATCGCTTTGTAAACTTCATTTCTACCTTTAATATCATCGGATTTATAGGTTAACATTTCGTTGAGGGTATGAGCAGCTCCATGAGCCTCAAGAGCCCATACCTCCATTTCTCCAAATCTTTGTCCACCAAAATGAGCTTTACCACCTAATGGTTGTTGATGAATTAAAGAGTATGGACCGGTTGATCTTGCATGGATTTTATCTTTTGCTATATGGGATAATTTCAACATATACATGGAACCTACCGAGACTGGAAAATCGAAAGGCTCACCTGTTCGACCATCTCTAAGAACAATTTTCCCGTTAGGATGATCAGTATCATCGCCTAAATATAAATCGTGTTCTTTTCTTACTTTAGATAACTCATCCATGATTTCAGATTCAGTTGCTCCATCAAAAATTGGTGTAGCATAATAGTCGTTTGTTAACATCGAAAGCCATCCTAAGTGAAGTTCCAAAACTTGTCCAATATTCATCCTTGAAGGAACTCCTAAAGGTGAAAGTAACATTTGTAAAGGTGTTCCATCTGGTAGAAATGGCATGTCTTCTTTATTCAAAATGGTCGAAATTACTCCTTTGTTCCCATGTCTACCTGCTAATTTATCTCCAACTTGTAGTGTCTTTTTTGTTGCTACGAAAACTTTGACGTATTTATTTACACCAATTTCCAAAGAAGGAATATCCTTACGATCGAAAATTTGAACGTCTATGACCCTTCCTTCTATTCCGTGAGGAACCGTTAAAGATGTATCTTTAATGTCTCTACCCTTATCCCCAAACACCGATTTAATGAGCTTTTCTTCGGGAGTGGTATCTGATTCCCCTCTCGGAGTTACTTTTCCTACTAGGATATCTCCAGAAGATACGTAAGAACCAATTTTAACTATTCCCTCTTCATCCAAATTTCTTAAAAGTTCTTTTTTAACATTTGGAATATCTGAAGTTATTTCTTCTGGACCTAACTGAGTATCCATAGCTTTTGTTTCAAAAACTTCTATATGTATCGATGTAAAAGTATCATTTTCTAACAATTCTTGACTAACTACCATGGCGTCTTCAAAATTGTATCCTTCCCATGGAAGAAATCCAATGAAAACATTACGCCCAAGAGCCAACTCTCCCATGTCCATGGATGGACCATCCGCTATGGGTTCCCCTTTTTCTACAATATCTCCAACGTTAACAATAGGAACCTGGTTTATACACATATCTTGATTAGATCTAACATATTTTAATAAAGTGTATTCATCTTTTAAGGGTTCACCATTGGCATCTTTTAGGATATTATTCTCTTCATCCAATCTAATAATTACAATCTTTCTTCCATCTACATAATCAACCATACCTTTATGATTTGCCATAATCAAATAACCCGAGTCTCTTGCCGCTAGCCATTCTACTCCTGTACCTACATAAGGAGCTTGAGGCCTAAGAAGAGGAACGGCCTGCCTTTGCATATTTGACCCCATTAAAGCTCTGTTTGCATCATCATGCTCTAAAAATGGAATAAGAGCAGCTGATACAGAGGCTATCTGTTTTGGCGTGACCGATATATATTCAATCTCATCTTTGTGAAATAAACTCACCTTTCCTAAATATCTAGCTTCGACATACTCTTCTATGAAAGAACCATCTTCCCCAATTTCTGCGGAAGCAGGGGCAATTTTATAAAGTTCTTCTTCATCGGCAGTCAAATATACTATATTGTTTAAATCAACTTTTGCATGTTTTACTTTATAATAAGGAGTTTTCAAAAAGCCAAATTCATCAACTTTAGCTAGAATTGCCATAGAAGTAATTAATCCAATATTCGCGCCTTCAGGAGTCTCTATGGGGCACATCCTTCCATAATGAGAATGGTGAACGTCCCTGACCTCAAATTTCGCATGTTCTCTTTTCAAACCTCCAGGACCTATTGCCGATAACCTTCTCTTATGGGTTAGCTCAGCTAAAGGATTAACTTGATCTAAGAATTGTGATAATTGACTAGATGCAAAAAATTGATGAAAAGCAGTCATTATTGCCCTTGAATTTATCAGGGTTTGAGGACTTATTTTGTTAATCGATTGAACGCCTGCAACTTTTTCTGGAGCATGCTGAATCATTTTAGAAAAAGCTCTTTCAAATTCAATTTGCATAAGTTCTCCAACCGATCTCACTCTCTTGTTGCCCAGATGGTCTCTTGTATCAAGCCCTTCAATATTTTCTTTAACATTCAGTAAATACCTTGCGGATAAGATGATGTCTAACTTATCAACCGCAAAGGTTTTAACTGGATATTTTATTTTATCTTCCATATCTTCAGAAATGTCCTTTTTTTCAACCTCTCGTAGATAATCAATATAAGCCTTTCTCAATTTCACCTGAATTTTCTGTCTTCCAATCTGAGAAAAATCGAATTTTTCAGGATTGAAGTACATATCTTCTATTTCATCTTTAGCCTTTTGAGCTCTAGGAATTTCTGTAGGTTTTAATTTTGAAAAAATTTCTTTGTAAGCTTCCATAGAAGTTAAACTTTCTTCTTTTTCGTATCTTTTTTTCATCTTCTCCAACGTTATTTCTGCGACTAAATGTGCCACTGTTACAGTTTTAATTTCATATTTTTTCAACAATTCCAATACTTCATGAAGCTTCATGCCGTATATTGTTCTTCTTGGGGGATCCATATTATCTAATTCTTTAAACGATAAATCCGACAATACAGTACAATTACTATAATTTGACAGTTCAACTTCATCTTCTAAATCAATTTCTTTTGGAAATAATCGTAATATATCCAAATCATTTTCGTATCCCAATGCCCTTAAAAAAAGAAAAAAATTGAATTTTCTTTTTCTGTCTATTCTAACTTGAAGAACCTCTTTACCTGGATTAGGATTGTAAAGTATCTCCAACCAAGCACCTTTTATCGGTAAAAAGTGTGCTATAAACATTTCTTTAGAAGTATCTGTCTCTTCTTCTTTTATGAAATACACTCCAGGAGATCTAACGAGTTGGTTAACTATTACCCTTTCTGCCCCATTGACAATAAATATACCTCTATCAGTCATATAAGGTATGTTACACAAAAATATGTCATCTTTTTCGATCATTTCACCTGTTGCTGAATCCGTTATTCTAACTTTTAAATAAGCTTTACCTGCGTACGTTAAGCCTTTGTCTCTACATTCACTCTCGCTAAAAGAAGGGTCTTCAAACTTTATATCTACAAAATCAATCAAAAACTCTTTGTTTTTCTTGCCACTTGTTTTAACAGGTATCTTTATGGGCATATATCTTTTTATGCTTTCCATAACCTTGTTATTTAAAAAATCCCTAAAAGAATCTTTTTGAATTTTCACTAAATCCTCATATATTTCAAATTTTTCTGGAACTTTCCCAAAAAACTTTCTTTCTCTTTTCCCCATTTCTCGCGTGACCGTATTCATAGGAACCACCTCGGCATTTAGTCAAAATAATATTGGTTAAAAACAAGTAAAAAATCGCATTAGACAAAATGTCCAATGCGAGTTCAATTATAACTTTTTTGCATGAAGAAAAGGTTAAAAAAAGGCTTCAACTTAATTTCAAATTCGACTTATTTTAATTCTACTTCGGCTCCTGCTTCTTCAAGCTTTTTCTTAATTTCTTCGGCTTCTTCCTTTGGAACAGCTTCTTTTATAACTGCGTCTGGAGTTCCGGCTTTTTCTACGAGATCTTTAGCTTCTTTTAATCCTAAATTTGTGATTTCTCTTACTACTTTTATTACACCGATCTTTTTGTCTCCAAAACTTTTTAAGACAACATCAAAATCCGTTTTTTCCTCTTCTTGCTGTGCTGGTGAAGCGCCTGCTGCGCCTGGTACTGCCGCCATTACGGGAGCTGCTGCAGAAACTCCAAATTCATCCTCGAGCGCTTTTACTAATTCAGCCAGTTCTCCCACGGTCATATTTTTAATTTCGTTGATAAGTTCCTCTTTTGTCATTTTCCTACACCTCCAAACTTATTTTTTCTCCTTAATAGCGTTAAACACATACACTAGTTTTCTTAAATTATCAGTTAAAGCGTTTACCAAACCAGAAATAGGATTATTAAGAGACCTAACAATAGTAGCGTAAAGTTCCTGTTTTGACGGTAGTTTGGCATACTCTTCTGCTTGGACTGCATCAAAAATCTTTCCTTCCAAAATTCCACCTTTAATAAAAGGTTTATTACTATGAGAATCGGAAAATTTCTTTACTACTTTTAACACTTCAATGGGATCTGCTTCTTCAGCGTGTATAACTCCTGTACTACCTTCAAAAAATTTTTCAAAGTCCTCTAATTCCTTACCAGCTAATTTGACAGCTGTTTTTAACAAAGAAGTTCGATAGACGGTGTAAACTACGTCCTTTCCAAAGTTTTTATACAGTTCTATTCTGAAGTCGCTAGTTTCTGCCACTGACATCCCAGTAAAATCAATAAATAAAATAATAGGGGAAGACTCCAAGGAACCAATAAAGTTGTCTATTAAAGACTTTTTGCGTTCTTTAGTTAACAAAAAAAACACCTCCTTAAATAAAAAAGCCGCAACAGGCAGCGGCTACAAGGAACAATAATTATTCCTTTATCCGCGTACCTCGGTAGGCGAGTTTTCGCCTCTTTAACCTATTAAAGACCTACTTTCTTTGGCACGCAATATATTGTTACTTTTTAATTAAATTAAAATCCTTTAAGTTAGGCAACTGTTGCTAAAGATAATGAGTTTAAATCGATATTGATACCTGGTCCCATCGTTGCAGCTATCACAGCTTTTCTAATAAATTTTCCCTTAGAATTTTCTGGTTTCATCTTCATTAACTGCTCAAAAGCGGAAATTAAGTTTTCTTTTAAATCATCTTTGTCGAAAGAAACCTTACCGATAGGAACATGTATGTTTCCCGTTCTGTCATTTCTAACTTCCACTTTACCAGCTTTAAATTCTTTAACAGCTTGAGCTACGTCATCGGTTACCGTTCCCGCTTTTGGAGAAGGCATAAGACCTCTTGGACCTAATACTTTACCAAGCCTTCCTATCTTCCTCATTATGTCGGGAGTAGCTATTGCTACATCAAAATCAGTCCAACCTTCGTTGTTTATTCTCTCTATTAAATCATCCGAACCAACAAAATCAGCCCCTGCTTGCTTAGCCTGCTCAGCTTTTTCTCCCTCTGCAAAAACTAAAACTCTCACATTTTTACCCGTTCCTTTTGGTAATGAAATTGTACCTCTAACGTTTTGATCTCCCTTTTTAGGATCTATTCCCAAAAGCACATGAAGCTCTACAGTACCATCGAATTTTGTGTAAGAAGTCTTTTTTACTAAATCCAAGGCTTCATCGATATCATAATTTTTTTGTTTATCAACAAGTTTTATCGCTTCTTTATACTTTTTTCCATGTTTTGGCATAAACTTCTCCTCCCTTCTTAATCTTCAATTTCTATTCCCATGCTTCTTGCTGTACCAGCAATAATCTTCGTTGCTGCATCCAAATCCATAGCGTTAAGATCTTGCATCTTGGTTTCAGCAATCTCACGAAGTTGTTTCCTCTTTATCTTGCCGACAACTTCCTTGCCTGGTTCCTTAGCGCCAGATTTAAGGCCAACAGCCTTTTTTATCAAAAAAGAAGCGGGAGGAGTTTTTACTATAAACGTGAAGGACCTATCTTCAAAAACAGATATTTCTACTGGCAACAATGTCCCTGCTTGATCTGCAGTTGCTGCATTGAACTTCTTACAAAATTCCATCAAATTTACTCCATATTGTCCCAGTGCTGGCCCTACAGGTGGAGCAGGTGTCGCTTTTCCAGCTTCCAATTGCAATTTTACAACCCTCAAAAGTTTTTTTGCCATACACTTGTAACCTCCTTGTGGTAAATTGGGAAAATCCCTCCCACATTTTATTTATTAATCAATAATCTTTTCAATTTCTCCTAAAGATAATGTTACTGTAGTTTCACGTCCAAACATGGTAACTACAACTTGTACTTCTTGTTTTTCCAGATCATAATCTTTAATTTTACCTGTAAAATATTCAAAAGGACCATTTATGATCTTTACATGTTCTCCTAGTTCGAAATCGGTTCTGATCTCTTTAACTTGCCTTTTTTGATAAGCTTCCTCACCCATTAATCTAAGAACAACTCTAATCTCATTTTTATTCAATTTTACAGGTTTTCCACCTATGTTTAAAATAGTAGATACGTACGGTAAATTGCTAACTAATTCTTCAGTTTCTTTAGTATACATCATTTCAACAAAAACATAACCTGGAAATAAATTCTTCTTTTTTGTTTTTATAATTTTTATCTCTTTGTGAAAAGGAGTCTCTCTAATATCTATTCTTCCAGAAAACTTCGCCTTATACTCTTTAGGCTCACATAGTTTATCACCTATTCGAACGTTACTTCCAACCTTAAATCTCTCATGGATAAAGGTTTCACGAGGTAATAAATAGATATCCTTTTCTTTCGATTCATTTTCAATGACTACTCTTTTAACTTTTTCAACAGAGACAATCTCACCATCAACATCACTCTTATATTCAAGATTCTTACTAAATGGTGTATCTGCTCGTACTTTTTTCCCAGCCTTTAATCCCGCTAATAAACCAGCACTCTCTGGTATCAAAAAAGTCTTTGAATATTTTTTCCCTTCTGTCTCAACAAGGATTTTTCGAAAATTTTTTATATCTACTATCTTTCCAGCTGTTTTTGCGAATATTTCTGGTTCTCTTGCTAAAATGTCTCCCTTCTTTACATCATTACCTTTTTTAACGAATATTTGAGCTTCTTTTTCGATATAGATTTTCTGCACTCTTTTATTACTATAATTTAATTCATCAACTTCGGGTATTATTATTTTACCAAAATACTTTTCATACCCTAAATTTTTTATTCTCTCTTCGAGAGTTTCTTTAACTTTATTTTCCATCCCTGAATAAACTTGTAGTACATACCATTCTTTTCGCATCTTATATTATTCTCACCACGTCTCTGTCAACAATTTATGTGTCTCAAATCAAATAATTATTGAGTAGGTACCCCGCTTCCTCTCAAGAAAACCGGATAAACCAACCATGAAAATAGCTGTAAAAGCCCAAAATCAACCGCAAAAAGATAAACAGCAAAGATTGCTATAACAATTAACACAACCAAAGTAGAATTAAGCAACTCTTTTCTTGTAGGCCAATTAATTTTCTTCGCTTCTTGCCAAACGGAAGTCAAAAAAATCCAAAATTTAGACATTTATAAACACTCCCATATAGTTATGAAAAATACACAATTAAATTTTTGATTCCACATGAAGAGTATGTTTTCTACAATGGGGACAGTACTTTTTTAATTCGATTTTTTCTTTGTAATTCCTATTTTTCTTTTTATAGTAGTTTCTATTATTACATTCTGTGCATTTCAAAGAAAACTTTATAATTTGAGATTTAGCAGCCAATGTTATCACCTCTTTCGGGATAAATTAATAAATAATATAAATGGTGGTGAGGGAAGGATTCGAACCTTCGAAGGCAATCTGCCAGCGGATTTACAGTCCGCCCCCTTTGGCCACTCGGGCACCTCACCATAATAAGGTTATCCAAGAAATAGTGGAGCCGATGAAGGGACTTGAACCCCCAACCTGCTGATTACAAGTCAGCCGCTCTGCCAGTTGAGCTACATCGGCAACTCATTATTTACCAACTGAAGTTGATTATATCAAACCACAAAAACGTTGTCAATGGATTTTAAGTTAAAAATATATTAAATTGTACTTTAACTTGATAACCTATCGTTGTCAAAAAATCCAATAACAAAGAATTTATCTTTACATATTTTGTTTTTAACAATATTCATGGTAAAATAATAGTGAAACGAGAATACAAAGGACAGTAAATAATAACATTTCTATATACAGCGACGCGAACTTATCGGTAGTTTTTGTTGCTTAGGTGTACGGTAAAGGAGGAGAGTAGACATGTTTGATAATTTTACAGAAAGAGCTGCAAAAGTTTTTATTGAAGCTCAAAATGAAGCAAAACAGATGGGACACCCCTATGTTGGAACAGAACACATTTTATTGGGACTCTTGAAAGTTGGAGGAGGTCATTTAGATACCGTATTTGAGGAATTTAATTTGTACTATAATTCTATAAAGATGGAAATAACCAATGTTGTTGGTACGAATTCAACCCAGGGAATAATAGGATCTCCACAACCTACCCCAAGAGCTAAAAGAATATTAGAGTTGGCATATGATGAATCTGAACTCATGGGGTTTGGTAAGATAGACGCCGAACATCTTCTTTTAGGCATCTGTAGAGAAGCAGAAGGAATAGCTTCTCATATATTGAAGCGTTCCGGAATAAATCTAACTTTGATGAGAAAAGAACTAACGGAAATGATGATTAAGGGTAGATCAACCGGACGAATGGAGATTGCTAAAACCGAAGAGTCAGAAGAAAGAAAACGTCAAAAGCAAAATGCACTTAAGCAACTTGAAGAATATGGAACTGATTTAACCGCACAAGCTGAGAATCGTAAATTGGATCCTATAATAGGAAGAGAAATAGAAATAAACCGTATAATGGAAATATTGGCGAGAAGAAAAAAGAATAATCCTGTTTTGATAGGTGAGGCAGGTGTAGGTAAAAGTGCGATAGTTGAAGGCTTGGCACAAAGAATCGTTGAAGGCCAAGTGCCAGAGATATTAAAAAATAAAACTATTTTTTCTTTGGATATTACCTCAATAGTAGCTGGAACAAAATATCGAGGCGAGTTCGAAAAAAGAATGAAAAAATTGATGCAAATATTGCAAAAAACTGAAGATATTATTCTTTTTATCGACGAATTACATATGATTGTAGAAGCTGGAGCTGCTGAGGGGTCTTCCATGGATGCTGCAAACGTATTAAAACCAGCCTTAGCAAGCGGAGAAATTACTGTAATTGGTTCCACCACGGCAAGTGAATACAGAAAATTTATTGAAAAGGATCCCGCTCTTGAAAGACGTTTCCAAAAGATATATGTAACTGAACCTACTATTGAAGAGACTATAAATATCTTGTCAGGCATAAAATCCAAATACGAGGAACATCATAAAGTTAAATATCAACATTCTGCAATTCAGTCAGCTGTACAGCTTTCGGCAAGGTATATTACAGATAGACACCTGCCAGACAAAGCAATAGATGTTATAGATGAAGCTGGCGCTAAAGCACGTTTAAGCGCTCTAACGCTTCCAAATAAATTAAAAATTCAATCTGAAAAGATTGTAGATTTTGAAAGTAAAAGAAACGATCCCAATTCTAAAGAAAACCTTGAAGAAAAACTAACAAAGATGAAAGAAAAGTACGAAGAGGAATATTCAAAATGGAGAGCTGAAGCTGAAAATAGAATAATTCAAATAAATGAAGAAGATATAGCTGAAATAATATCCAATTGGACAGGTGTCCCATTGAGACAACTCCGTCTCGAAGAGATGGAAAAGTTATTAAATTTGGAAGCGGTATTACACGAACGAGTGGTTGGACAGGATGAAGCTATAAAATCAGTTGCAAAGGCTATAAGGAGGGCACGAAGTGGATTAAAAGATCCACAAAGACCTACAGGCGTATTCATGTTTTTAGGGCCAACCGGTGTTGGAAAAACTGAGCTAGCTAAGACTTTAGCAGCCTATCTCTTTGGAAACGAAACACATTTAGTAAGAATTGATATGAGTGAATACATGGAAAAATTCAGCGTCTCAAGGCTTGTGGGTGCTCCTCCAGGATATGTTGGCTACGATGAAGGCGGTCAATTGACGGAAATTGTAAGAAGAAGACCTTATTCCGTAATTTTGCTGGACGAAATAGAAAAAGCACATACAGATGTATACAATATTTTGTTACAAATAATGGATGAAGGAAGATTAACAGATTCTCAAGGAAGAACGGTTGACTTTAGAAACACAATAATTATTATGACCTCTAACCTTGGTTCTGAACAGATCAACAAAACTAAGAGAAGTTTGGGTTTTGTAGAAGAAGGCACGATGGAAAGTGAATACAAAGACATAAAACAAGAAGTAATGTCCGCAGTGAAGAAAGCATTCAAACCAGAGTTCATAAACAGATTAGACGATGTTATTGTATTTCACCCGCTTACTAAAAATCAACTTAAAGATATTATATCCATTCAACTAAGCGACCTAAAAAGTAGATTAGAAGAAAGAAATCTTACATTATCGGTCAAAGAAAGTGCTATCAATTTCTTATTGGAAAAAGGTTATGATTCTGTTTTTGGAGCAAGACCTTTGAAAAGGGCTATACAAAGATATATTGAAGATCCTTTGTCCGAAGAATTATTAAAAGGAAAATATGAAGAAGGAGATAAAATATTAGTAACTCACAAAAAATCTAAAGAAAGTCTTTCTTTTAGAAAAAGTCCGAAAAACAAGAAACAAATGGAGAAGAAAGTGGTCAATAGTTGAGAAAATCTCAAAAACACTACGTATGCAGTAATTGCGGTTATGAATCCGATAAATGGTTTGCAAAATGTCCTATGTGTAATGAATTAGAATCCGCGGTAGAATATAATACCGCGGATGTTTCTATTGATACTGGACACCTTAAAGTTCCAGATATAGTTTTTCTTGATCAAGAGCTTCCCCCAGCAAAAAAGATCCCTACTAATTTTCAAGAAATTGACAATGTGTTAAACGGTGGATTGGTGGAAGGTGCTGTCTATTTGTTGAGTGGAGACCCGGGTATTGGAAAAAGCACCTTATTGGCACAAATCGCAAAGTCTATTCAGACACCTGAAGGATTCATCTTCTACGTTTCAGGTGAAGAATCGACAGAACAAGTCGTTCAAAGATTCAATCGGTTGGAAATAAAAAATAAAAATATAGGATTAATATTCGAAAATAATGTGGATGTTATACTTAATGCTATGGAAAAGTCTAATATGATACCTTCCGTTATTTTCATAGATTCTGTTCAAACCTTAAAAATAGACAGTATTGATTCTTCACCTGGTAGTATTCTCCAAGTTAGAGAAAGCACGAGAAAAATGGTGGAATACGCTAAAAAAATGAATATTCCTATAGTTCTGGTAGGTCATGTAAACAAAGAAGGAGCTATTGCTGGTCCAAAAGTGTTAGAACACATGGTAGATTGTGTTCTTCAAATGGAATTGGAAGGTGGATCTGGACTAAGGCTTTTAAAAGTGACTAAAAATCGGTACGGCCCCACAGATGAAGTTATTTTATTTGAAATAACCCAAAAAGGTTTAAAACCAATAGATAATATAAATTCTTTTTTCTTGTCTGATTATTCGAATGAGTCAGGAAACACTTTAACTATAGTAAAAGTTGGTCAAAAATTACTTCCAATAGAGATACAAGCTTTAGTCAGTAACCCTGTATACGGATCACCTAGAAGGGTTACTTCGGGTATACCTTTAGATAGACTTTTAATGATAATTGCAGTACTTTCCAAGAAGTTGAAGCTCCCATTGGAAAGTAAAGATATATTTGTTAGTAGTGCAGGAGGACTAAGGATCAATGACAGTTCAATGGATGTTGCCATAGCTTTATCTTTAATCTCCTCGATATTCGATACCCCGCTTTCTTCTTCGACGATAGCCTTTGGAGAAATAGGTTTAGATGGGAGAATAAGAGGTATTCCTCTTTTAGAGAAAAGATTGGAGCTTTCACAAAAAATTGGTTTTAATAATATAGTTATTCCAAAAAATTTTTCCCCTAGAAAAAACTCTATTGTAGTTGCAGAAAGTGTAAAAGATTTGATAAAATTATTCAAAAAAGGGGGATGAAATTTTGAACGAAAAATTAGAAAGAATTTTTGATTTGCTAGCTCCAGGAAAGCCTATTAGAAAAGGTATAGACAGGATAATGGAAGCAAACTTGGGAGCATTGTTGTTTTTTTGTTCACAACCTGAAAAGCATCTTAAAGAAGGACTAATACAGTTGGGCTTTAGACTTGATTCTGATTTTTTACCCGAAAAAATTTATGAACTCTCAAAAATGGATGGGGCTATTGTCTTGAATAGCGATGGAACTCAAATTCTTGCAGCAAATACACAACTTAATCCTGATAAGAGCATTCCTAGTTCAGAAACTGGCATGAGACACAAAACTGCTGAAAAAGTGTCTATTCAAACGGGAGATTTAACCGTCGCGGTTTCTAAAAGAAGGAACATTGTTTCAGTTTATTATAATAAAATGAAATATGAACTTCTGCCTGAAAACGTTTTATTTGCTAGATTAAATCAAGAAATTACGATTGCCCAAAGATACAGACAAAGCTTTATGAACCTATTAGACTATCTAAACATTGAAGAGGCAAGGGGAAATGTAAGTCTCGCTGACGTTGTTGAGATACTTTCCAAAGGTTTACTTACGATAAAAATTATACAA
This genomic window from Petrotoga mexicana DSM 14811 contains:
- a CDS encoding ATP-dependent Clp protease ATP-binding subunit, yielding MFDNFTERAAKVFIEAQNEAKQMGHPYVGTEHILLGLLKVGGGHLDTVFEEFNLYYNSIKMEITNVVGTNSTQGIIGSPQPTPRAKRILELAYDESELMGFGKIDAEHLLLGICREAEGIASHILKRSGINLTLMRKELTEMMIKGRSTGRMEIAKTEESEERKRQKQNALKQLEEYGTDLTAQAENRKLDPIIGREIEINRIMEILARRKKNNPVLIGEAGVGKSAIVEGLAQRIVEGQVPEILKNKTIFSLDITSIVAGTKYRGEFEKRMKKLMQILQKTEDIILFIDELHMIVEAGAAEGSSMDAANVLKPALASGEITVIGSTTASEYRKFIEKDPALERRFQKIYVTEPTIEETINILSGIKSKYEEHHKVKYQHSAIQSAVQLSARYITDRHLPDKAIDVIDEAGAKARLSALTLPNKLKIQSEKIVDFESKRNDPNSKENLEEKLTKMKEKYEEEYSKWRAEAENRIIQINEEDIAEIISNWTGVPLRQLRLEEMEKLLNLEAVLHERVVGQDEAIKSVAKAIRRARSGLKDPQRPTGVFMFLGPTGVGKTELAKTLAAYLFGNETHLVRIDMSEYMEKFSVSRLVGAPPGYVGYDEGGQLTEIVRRRPYSVILLDEIEKAHTDVYNILLQIMDEGRLTDSQGRTVDFRNTIIIMTSNLGSEQINKTKRSLGFVEEGTMESEYKDIKQEVMSAVKKAFKPEFINRLDDVIVFHPLTKNQLKDIISIQLSDLKSRLEERNLTLSVKESAINFLLEKGYDSVFGARPLKRAIQRYIEDPLSEELLKGKYEEGDKILVTHKKSKESLSFRKSPKNKKQMEKKVVNS
- the radA gene encoding DNA repair protein RadA, with the translated sequence MRKSQKHYVCSNCGYESDKWFAKCPMCNELESAVEYNTADVSIDTGHLKVPDIVFLDQELPPAKKIPTNFQEIDNVLNGGLVEGAVYLLSGDPGIGKSTLLAQIAKSIQTPEGFIFYVSGEESTEQVVQRFNRLEIKNKNIGLIFENNVDVILNAMEKSNMIPSVIFIDSVQTLKIDSIDSSPGSILQVRESTRKMVEYAKKMNIPIVLVGHVNKEGAIAGPKVLEHMVDCVLQMELEGGSGLRLLKVTKNRYGPTDEVILFEITQKGLKPIDNINSFFLSDYSNESGNTLTIVKVGQKLLPIEIQALVSNPVYGSPRRVTSGIPLDRLLMIIAVLSKKLKLPLESKDIFVSSAGGLRINDSSMDVAIALSLISSIFDTPLSSSTIAFGEIGLDGRIRGIPLLEKRLELSQKIGFNNIVIPKNFSPRKNSIVVAESVKDLIKLFKKGG
- the disA gene encoding DNA integrity scanning diadenylate cyclase DisA, with the protein product MNEKLERIFDLLAPGKPIRKGIDRIMEANLGALLFFCSQPEKHLKEGLIQLGFRLDSDFLPEKIYELSKMDGAIVLNSDGTQILAANTQLNPDKSIPSSETGMRHKTAEKVSIQTGDLTVAVSKRRNIVSVYYNKMKYELLPENVLFARLNQEITIAQRYRQSFMNLLDYLNIEEARGNVSLADVVEILSKGLLTIKIIQRAEKYLLELGEIAGSAKLEYEEILRTIPKYVGAVIMDYSSENLKYQKPEDATSIFKELDFNELVDPFKIAKTLGYIDVSSEDDLEETTLTSRGYRILYSTRLPTTAVKKVVESFTNLQELMNATFEELTNVSGIGKRRAEIILGALNKKKREKEELEEETMQIMSKEKK